Proteins encoded together in one Candidatus Bathyarchaeota archaeon window:
- a CDS encoding AbrB/MazE/SpoVT family DNA-binding domain-containing protein, which translates to MDIMAKVDEKGRVLIPSNIRKQLNIKNAVKIIVESGEIVLKPVEDPLKRLEKLVVKGTTDVEEEIHRLRRVAENELRREA; encoded by the coding sequence ATGGATATAATGGCGAAAGTCGATGAAAAGGGAAGAGTTCTTATTCCATCAAATATTAGGAAACAGCTTAACATAAAGAATGCGGTTAAAATTATTGTTGAAAGCGGGGAAATAGTGCTTAAACCCGTAGAAGACCCTTTAAAGCGACTGGAAAAGCTTGTTGTTAAGGGGACAACCGATGTGGAGGAGGAAATTCATAGATTGCGTAGGGTGGCGGAGAATGAACTTCGAAGGGAGGCTTAG
- a CDS encoding PIN domain-containing protein encodes MISLKDKHHADALRLVDSLLGEVKISPYSFIELDLLLKSGEILVEDLSAFYDVLSELLRYRQIDTYPLRFEYHREAFRLRGGHKNLTYFDSLHAAVAIVENLEIVSYDKGYERLTNVKYIHPKKYA; translated from the coding sequence TTGATATCGCTAAAGGATAAACATCACGCCGACGCTTTAAGGCTTGTCGACAGTCTTCTTGGAGAAGTGAAGATTTCTCCATATTCTTTTATTGAGCTTGATCTACTCTTAAAATCTGGGGAAATCCTTGTAGAGGATCTTTCAGCTTTCTACGATGTCCTGAGTGAACTTTTGAGATATAGGCAAATAGATACATACCCGCTGAGGTTTGAATACCACCGTGAAGCCTTCAGGTTGAGGGGCGGACACAAGAACTTAACATATTTTGACAGCCTCCACGCAGCTGTTGCAATAGTTGAGAATTTAGAGATTGTGAGCTATGACAAGGGATATGAGAGGCTTACTAATGTAAAGTACATCCACCCGAAAAAATATGCATGA